The following coding sequences are from one Microbacterium wangchenii window:
- a CDS encoding DEAD/DEAH box helicase, whose protein sequence is MTSSTTFADLGVPAPLVDVLASQGMTEAFPIQADTLADTLAGRDVLGRGKTGSGKTLAFSLPLVARLGAKTSTRRGRKPRALVLAPTRELANQIDAVIKPLAAAYGLTTTTVYGGVNQRRQVDALAAGVDILVACPGRLEDLISQGFASLDDIEITVLDEADHMADLGFLPGVTRLLTRTPAGGQRLLFSATLDNGVDKLVRKFLRNEVLHSVDEATSHVAAMTHHVFVAADATAKAALVRTLASGSSRRILFTRTKHQAKKLARTLTAAGIPSVDLHGNLSQPQRDRNLAAFSAGTARVLVATDVAARGVHVDDIALVVHVDPPVEHKAYLHRSGRTARAGSAGDVVTVMLPEQRRDTLDILRKAAIKATPTPVTSDSSEVTALVGEVAEYVTPAPVVAPQRGGGQSQGANAQRKRAARGGAPAGSGRSGGSAGGQGRRSGGRGAAPVAAGAAASTAGSRSGGGPRSGGSASGGRGSASGARPGGIRVGDVVRGNARSNRRAQG, encoded by the coding sequence ATGACTTCCTCCACCACTTTCGCCGATCTCGGCGTACCCGCTCCCCTGGTCGACGTCCTCGCTTCGCAGGGCATGACCGAAGCGTTCCCCATCCAGGCCGACACGCTCGCCGACACCCTCGCCGGGCGCGACGTGCTCGGGCGCGGCAAGACGGGCTCGGGCAAGACCCTCGCCTTCTCGCTCCCGCTCGTGGCACGCCTGGGCGCGAAGACCTCGACCCGCCGTGGTCGCAAGCCCCGCGCGCTCGTCCTGGCCCCCACGCGTGAGCTCGCCAACCAGATCGACGCCGTCATCAAGCCCCTCGCCGCCGCATACGGTCTGACCACCACGACCGTCTACGGCGGGGTCAACCAGCGCCGTCAGGTCGACGCGCTCGCCGCCGGCGTCGACATCCTCGTCGCGTGCCCCGGGCGCCTGGAAGACCTCATCTCCCAGGGCTTCGCGAGCCTGGACGACATCGAGATCACGGTGCTCGACGAGGCCGACCACATGGCCGACCTCGGCTTCCTGCCGGGCGTCACGCGCCTGCTCACCCGCACGCCCGCCGGCGGGCAGCGCCTGCTGTTCTCGGCGACGCTGGACAACGGCGTGGACAAGCTCGTCCGCAAGTTCCTCCGCAACGAGGTGCTGCACTCGGTCGACGAGGCCACGTCGCACGTGGCCGCGATGACCCACCACGTCTTCGTCGCGGCGGATGCCACGGCCAAGGCCGCGCTCGTGCGCACCCTCGCATCCGGCTCGAGCCGCCGCATCCTGTTCACCCGCACGAAGCACCAGGCCAAGAAGCTGGCCCGCACGCTCACGGCCGCGGGCATCCCCTCGGTCGACCTGCACGGCAACCTGTCGCAGCCGCAGCGCGACCGCAACCTCGCGGCGTTCAGCGCCGGCACCGCCCGCGTCCTCGTGGCGACGGATGTCGCCGCGCGCGGCGTGCACGTGGACGACATCGCCCTCGTGGTGCACGTCGACCCGCCCGTCGAGCACAAGGCGTACCTGCACCGCTCGGGCCGCACCGCCCGTGCCGGCAGCGCGGGTGACGTCGTGACGGTGATGCTCCCCGAGCAGCGCCGCGACACCCTCGACATCCTGCGCAAGGCCGCCATCAAGGCCACGCCCACCCCCGTGACCTCGGATTCGTCCGAGGTGACCGCGCTCGTCGGCGAGGTCGCGGAGTACGTGACGCCCGCTCCGGTCGTCGCCCCGCAGCGCGGTGGCGGGCAGTCGCAGGGCGCCAACGCGCAGCGCAAGCGCGCCGCCCGCGGTGGCGCACCGGCCGGCTCCGGCCGTTCGGGCGGTTCGGCGGGCGGCCAGGGTCGCCGTTCCGGTGGCCGCGGTGCCGCGCCGGTGGCCGCCGGTGCCGCTGCCTCGACCGCGGGCTCCCGCTCCGGCGGCGGACCGCGCTCGGGCGGATCGGCGTCCGGTGGACGCGGATCCGCGTCGGGCGCACGCCCGGGCGGAATCCGCGTCGGCGACGTCGTGCGCGGCAACGCGCGCTCGAACCGTCGCGCGCAGGGCTGA
- a CDS encoding TetR/AcrR family transcriptional regulator gives MTRLRADAARSRDAILCAARRIPRGELRLNDVAREAGVGVATVYRHFPTVAALSEALSLDSIQRLRVLAGEAERTPDAGAALHTLLAAALELQLADEGVQAVITAPDAELGAAREAKCAFVTSLRAALERAQVAGAVRPDITVDHVRRMLCGVEHAVRLGSPDDRPVLLDVVLGGLRPARAAEPSSSSPTPQTAGS, from the coding sequence ATGACCCGCCTTCGAGCCGACGCCGCACGCAGCCGTGACGCGATCCTGTGCGCCGCGCGGCGCATCCCTCGCGGCGAGCTGAGGCTCAACGACGTCGCGCGCGAGGCGGGCGTCGGCGTCGCGACCGTGTATCGGCACTTCCCGACGGTCGCGGCGCTGTCCGAAGCGCTCTCGCTCGATTCGATCCAGCGCCTGCGGGTCCTCGCGGGCGAGGCGGAGCGCACGCCGGACGCCGGCGCCGCACTGCACACGCTCTTGGCCGCCGCGCTCGAGCTGCAACTCGCCGACGAAGGCGTGCAGGCGGTCATCACCGCGCCTGACGCCGAACTGGGTGCGGCCCGCGAGGCCAAGTGCGCATTCGTCACGAGCCTGCGCGCGGCACTCGAGCGCGCACAGGTTGCCGGGGCCGTGCGTCCGGACATCACTGTCGACCACGTGCGGCGGATGCTGTGCGGCGTCGAGCACGCGGTGCGCCTCGGCTCACCCGATGACCGACCAGTACTCCTCGACGTCGTCCTCGGCGGCCTCCGCCCCGCGCGGGCCGCCGAACCCTCTTCTTCTTCCCCCACTCCTCAGACAGCAGGGAGCTGA
- a CDS encoding LLM class flavin-dependent oxidoreductase: MDYGHGLEFGAFITPTAADPQVPVTLAQMAEASGLDLVTFQDHPYQPAFLDTWTLMTYVAAQTERVRIAPNVLNMPLRPPAVVARAAASLDLLSGGRFDLGLGAGAFWDAIEAMGEPRLTPGQAVTALEEAIVVMRELWDTSARGGVFTDGRYHRVHGAKRGPRPAHRIPLLIGALKPRMLALTGRLGDGWLPSEAYMQPGDLARGNTAIDEAAEGAARDPREIRRLLNVAPPSGDVSAWAAKMARYALEDGVSTFIVASDDPRVFQVVGQELAPAVRELVARERGTRGTTEAPVRSVASLARRRAGIDYNGVPAGMRAIEPGDFAYADVSSTYLRGGAPGIVLQPDSTAQVVEAVAYARRHRGVPLGIRSGGHGISGRSTNDGGIVIDLRRLNAIEVLDASRRLVRIGPGARWREVAAALDEHGWALSSGDYGGVGVGGLATAGGIGFLVREHGLTIDHLRAAEVVLADGSVVRTDAGTRPELFWAIRGAGANVGIVTSFEFEVDEVGEVGWAQLAFDASDTEEFLTGYGAVMAAAPRDLTAFLIMGARRPGQPRIAQIMAMVDSSDPDTILARLQPFAELAPLVQQSVQVTSYARVMANADLGPQHGRGEPHARSLLLSEITPEFAAEAVRMLDAGASYFLQLRSVGGAVSDVGEDDTAYSHRGAQFSVVALGADPGRLDAAWEAVRVHGRGMYLSFDSSTRPERILDAFPPDKLERLLALKHEVDPDALFVDNFSVAQYDAAEVAAAS; this comes from the coding sequence ATGGATTACGGTCACGGACTCGAGTTCGGAGCCTTCATAACACCCACCGCGGCCGACCCGCAGGTTCCGGTCACCCTCGCGCAGATGGCGGAGGCCTCCGGGCTCGACCTGGTCACGTTCCAGGACCACCCGTACCAGCCGGCGTTCTTGGACACCTGGACCCTCATGACCTACGTCGCCGCGCAGACGGAGCGCGTGCGCATCGCGCCGAACGTGCTGAACATGCCGCTGCGTCCGCCCGCCGTCGTCGCGCGCGCCGCCGCGAGCCTCGACCTCCTTTCCGGCGGACGCTTCGATCTCGGGCTCGGCGCGGGCGCGTTCTGGGATGCGATCGAGGCCATGGGCGAACCTCGGCTCACGCCCGGTCAGGCCGTGACGGCCCTCGAGGAGGCCATCGTGGTCATGCGCGAGCTGTGGGACACGTCGGCGCGCGGCGGCGTCTTCACCGACGGCCGGTACCACCGCGTGCACGGGGCCAAGCGCGGCCCGCGCCCGGCACACCGCATCCCGCTGCTGATCGGGGCTCTCAAGCCGCGGATGCTGGCGCTGACCGGTCGGCTCGGAGACGGCTGGCTGCCCTCCGAGGCCTACATGCAGCCTGGCGACCTCGCGCGCGGCAACACCGCGATCGACGAGGCGGCCGAGGGGGCCGCGCGTGACCCGCGGGAGATCCGCCGCCTGTTGAACGTGGCTCCGCCCAGCGGTGATGTGAGCGCGTGGGCCGCGAAGATGGCCCGGTATGCGCTCGAGGATGGCGTGTCGACGTTCATCGTGGCCAGCGACGATCCGCGAGTGTTCCAGGTCGTGGGCCAGGAGCTGGCACCGGCGGTGCGTGAGCTGGTCGCCCGCGAGCGCGGAACGCGCGGCACCACGGAGGCGCCGGTGCGATCCGTCGCCTCGCTCGCGCGGCGACGGGCGGGCATCGACTACAACGGTGTGCCCGCGGGCATGCGGGCGATCGAGCCGGGCGACTTCGCGTACGCCGACGTGAGCTCCACCTACCTCCGCGGCGGTGCGCCGGGCATCGTCCTGCAGCCCGACTCCACGGCGCAGGTGGTCGAGGCCGTCGCATATGCGCGGCGACACCGAGGGGTGCCGCTCGGGATCCGCAGCGGCGGGCACGGCATCAGCGGGCGCAGCACGAACGATGGCGGCATCGTGATCGATCTGCGCCGGCTCAACGCCATCGAGGTGCTCGACGCGTCCCGCCGGCTGGTGCGCATCGGTCCCGGGGCGCGGTGGCGAGAGGTCGCCGCAGCGCTGGATGAGCACGGTTGGGCGCTCAGCTCGGGCGACTACGGCGGCGTCGGGGTCGGCGGGCTCGCCACGGCCGGCGGCATCGGCTTCCTCGTGCGCGAGCATGGTCTCACGATCGATCACCTGCGTGCCGCCGAGGTGGTACTCGCCGACGGCTCGGTCGTGCGCACGGATGCCGGCACCCGCCCCGAGCTGTTCTGGGCGATCCGCGGCGCGGGCGCGAACGTCGGCATCGTGACGAGCTTCGAGTTCGAGGTCGACGAGGTCGGCGAGGTCGGATGGGCGCAGCTGGCGTTCGACGCCTCCGACACCGAGGAGTTCCTCACCGGCTACGGTGCCGTGATGGCGGCGGCTCCGCGCGATCTGACGGCGTTCCTCATCATGGGCGCCCGCCGGCCGGGTCAGCCCCGCATTGCGCAGATCATGGCGATGGTCGACTCCTCCGATCCGGACACGATTCTCGCGCGACTGCAGCCGTTCGCCGAGCTCGCGCCGCTCGTGCAGCAGTCGGTACAGGTCACGAGCTATGCGCGCGTCATGGCCAACGCCGACCTCGGTCCGCAGCACGGGCGCGGCGAGCCGCATGCCCGGTCGCTTCTGCTGAGTGAGATCACGCCGGAGTTCGCGGCGGAGGCCGTGCGGATGCTCGATGCGGGCGCGTCGTACTTCCTTCAGCTCCGCTCCGTCGGTGGGGCCGTGAGCGACGTCGGAGAGGACGACACCGCGTACTCGCACCGCGGGGCGCAGTTCTCCGTGGTGGCGCTCGGCGCCGATCCGGGACGTCTGGACGCGGCGTGGGAGGCGGTGCGCGTGCACGGACGCGGCATGTACCTGAGCTTCGACTCGTCCACGAGGCCCGAGCGCATCCTCGATGCCTTCCCGCCGGACAAGCTGGAGCGGTTGCTCGCCCTCAAGCACGAGGTCGATCCCGACGCCCTGTTCGTGGACAACTTCTCCGTGGCGCAGTACGACGCCGCGGAGGTCGCCGCCGCGTCCTGA
- a CDS encoding ATP-binding cassette domain-containing protein, with protein MAAASPESTASAPDSHDVIRVVGARENNLQGISVEIPKRRLTVFTGVSGSGKSSLVFGTIAAESQRLINETYPTFVQAFMSTPPRPEVDALENISPAILVDQERMGANARSTVGTATDVHAMLRMLFSRLGVPHVGSPQAFSFNVPSVRGGGAMTSERGGKTVKEHRSFEITGGMCPRCEGLGEVSEIDLDQLFDRTKSLAEGALTIPGYNVDGWMVRQFTESGFLDADKPIQDYTEQELADFLHKEPVKVKIQGINITYEGLVPKITKSVLQKDRDSLQAHIRAFVDRAVRFTACPDCGGTRLNDGARSSTIDGVSIADAAAMQITDLAAWLRTIDDPAVAPLIAGLRDTVDSFVDIGLGYLSLDRASGTLSGGEAQRTKMIRHLRSSLTDVTYVFDEPTAGLHPHDIQRMNALLLALRDKGNTVLVVEHKPEVIAIADFVVDLGPGAGRDGGRIQFTGDVAGLRKSDTLTGRHLDHRARLKDSTRTPQGALQIRVATQHNLKNVDVDVPLGVLTVVTGVAGSGKSSLIHGNLAGLDDVVVVDQAPIRGSRRSSPATYTGVLDAVRSAFAKANGVKPSLFSANSEGACIACKGLGVIITDLGFQSTVETVCEVCEGTGFSDEVLQYRLEGKNISEVLSMSAADAAEFFPKGPAHTTLARMVDVGLGYLTLGQSLNTLSGGERQRLKLAISMAKSGAVYVLDEPTTGLHLADVDNLLGLLDRLVDAGNSVIVIEHHQAVMVHADRIIDIGPGAGRDGGTIVFEGSPADLVAAASTLTGQHLAAYVAS; from the coding sequence ATGGCCGCAGCATCGCCCGAGTCCACCGCATCCGCGCCGGACAGCCACGACGTGATCCGCGTCGTGGGGGCGCGCGAGAACAACCTGCAGGGCATCAGCGTCGAGATCCCCAAACGGCGCCTCACGGTGTTCACCGGCGTGAGCGGATCGGGGAAGTCGTCCCTCGTGTTCGGCACGATCGCGGCCGAATCGCAGCGGCTGATCAACGAGACGTACCCGACGTTCGTGCAGGCGTTCATGTCGACGCCCCCGCGGCCCGAGGTCGACGCGCTGGAGAACATCAGCCCCGCGATCCTCGTCGACCAGGAGCGCATGGGCGCCAACGCCCGCTCCACCGTGGGCACCGCGACCGACGTGCACGCGATGCTGCGGATGCTGTTCAGCCGCCTCGGCGTCCCGCACGTCGGGTCGCCGCAGGCCTTCTCGTTCAACGTCCCCTCCGTGCGCGGCGGCGGCGCGATGACCTCCGAGCGCGGCGGAAAGACCGTAAAGGAGCATCGCTCGTTCGAGATCACCGGCGGGATGTGCCCGCGGTGCGAAGGCCTGGGCGAAGTGAGCGAGATCGACCTGGACCAGCTGTTCGACCGCACCAAGTCGCTCGCAGAGGGGGCGCTGACGATCCCCGGATACAACGTCGACGGCTGGATGGTGCGCCAGTTCACGGAGTCGGGATTCCTCGACGCGGACAAGCCCATCCAGGACTACACCGAGCAGGAGCTGGCCGACTTCCTCCACAAGGAGCCGGTCAAGGTCAAGATCCAGGGCATCAACATCACGTACGAGGGCCTCGTGCCCAAGATCACCAAGAGCGTCCTGCAGAAGGACCGCGACTCGCTGCAGGCGCACATCCGCGCCTTCGTCGACCGCGCCGTGCGCTTCACCGCGTGCCCCGACTGCGGCGGCACGCGCCTGAACGACGGCGCCCGCTCGTCGACCATCGACGGCGTCAGCATCGCGGATGCGGCGGCCATGCAGATCACCGACCTCGCCGCGTGGCTGCGGACCATCGACGACCCCGCCGTCGCCCCGCTGATCGCCGGGCTCCGTGACACCGTGGACTCCTTCGTCGACATCGGCCTGGGCTACCTGTCGCTCGACCGGGCCAGCGGCACGCTGTCGGGCGGCGAGGCGCAGCGGACGAAGATGATCCGCCACCTGCGCTCGAGCCTCACCGACGTCACGTACGTGTTCGACGAACCGACCGCGGGCCTGCATCCGCACGACATCCAGCGGATGAACGCGCTGCTGCTCGCCCTGCGCGACAAGGGCAACACGGTGCTCGTGGTCGAGCACAAGCCGGAGGTCATCGCGATCGCCGACTTCGTGGTCGACCTCGGTCCGGGGGCGGGGCGCGACGGCGGCCGCATCCAGTTCACCGGCGACGTCGCGGGCCTGCGGAAATCCGACACGCTCACGGGACGCCACCTCGACCATCGCGCGCGGCTGAAGGATTCCACGCGCACCCCACAGGGCGCGCTGCAGATCCGCGTAGCCACGCAGCACAACCTCAAGAACGTCGATGTCGACGTGCCCCTCGGCGTGCTCACCGTCGTCACCGGCGTCGCGGGGTCGGGCAAGTCCTCCCTCATCCACGGCAACCTCGCGGGCCTCGACGACGTGGTCGTCGTCGACCAGGCGCCCATCCGAGGGTCACGGCGCAGCAGCCCGGCGACCTACACGGGAGTGCTGGATGCGGTGCGCTCGGCGTTCGCGAAGGCGAACGGCGTGAAGCCGTCCCTGTTCAGCGCCAACTCCGAGGGCGCGTGCATCGCGTGCAAGGGACTCGGCGTCATCATCACCGACCTCGGGTTCCAGTCCACGGTGGAGACGGTGTGCGAGGTGTGCGAGGGCACCGGATTCTCCGACGAGGTGCTGCAGTACCGCCTGGAGGGGAAGAACATCTCCGAGGTGCTGTCGATGTCGGCCGCCGACGCGGCGGAGTTCTTCCCCAAGGGCCCCGCGCACACGACGCTCGCCCGCATGGTCGACGTGGGCCTGGGATACCTGACCCTCGGGCAGTCGTTGAACACGCTGTCCGGCGGCGAGCGGCAGCGCCTGAAGCTGGCGATCTCGATGGCCAAATCGGGCGCGGTGTACGTCCTGGACGAGCCGACGACCGGTCTGCACCTCGCCGACGTCGACAATCTGCTGGGCCTGCTGGACCGCCTGGTGGATGCGGGCAACAGCGTCATCGTGATCGAGCATCATCAGGCGGTCATGGTGCACGCCGACCGGATCATCGACATCGGCCCGGGGGCCGGACGCGACGGCGGGACGATCGTCTTCGAGGGGTCGCCCGCCGACCTCGTGGCCGCCGCATCCACCCTCACCGGCCAGCACCTCGCCGCCTACGTCGCGTCCTGA